The following is a genomic window from Coleofasciculaceae cyanobacterium.
ACGTACCAGAAAATAACAAAACTGAAGAAGAAGAAGTTAATGTTGAACTTAGTTGATATCAATCTGCCTTTACTTGCTTGTTTCCGCCTCAGTCTCAGACTCAGATGCCGAGATTTTTTGAATCTCGATCTGACACTTTAATGCCTCGGCTAAAACATGACAACTGCGACGCGCTGCCCAAATTTCTACTTCAAGATTGTCTGCACCTGAAATGCTTATTTCTAGCTTTTCTTTAAATCCCTGACAAGTAATCTCCTTGACCCTTCTGTTTTTAGTTTTGTTCAGTGCCACGGCAATCCTCAAAATTCCAGAAAGAAGTTTGATAATGCAACGATGGCGTTTATCGAGTTTTCTAAACTTTTTGTGTTTTTTGCTCGGCTTTGCTTTGCAGTGATAGCGAGCTAAATGCTTGATTAGTAGTATTTCCTCATCAGTAAACCCTCTTGGATTGCTACGTTGAATCAGATAGCGCGAGTTCTTATGATGTTTTTTATATGAAACGTCTGATGTGAATTAGGAAAAAATGAGGAAAAGACTGAAGATGAAAGTTATCAAGCTTCTCATCAAAAATCTTCCCTCATGAATAGCATAAACTTTGAAAGCCTCGTAATTACAATTTTTGTCCTTGTCGATGACTGGTATCTAATAGAAGGAAAAGCTTTAAAAGGAATTTCTCCAGGTGCTAAACCAGAAATGAGCGATAGCGAAGTCATGACACTAGCATTGGTCATGGACTATTTACCATTTCCAGGAGAGACTCAATTCATCGGATTTATCCGTGCCAATTATGGGCATTGGTTTCCTCAGTTGCTAGACCAGAGCCAATTCAATCGACGCTTACGAAAATTAGGTCGAATGCTAGAAATGTTAAGAAGAAAATGGGTTAAGCAGTTGGGAGTAGAAAACTTAGAAAGCTGTGTTATTGACACCAAACCTATACCAATTATGGGCTACAGAAGAAGCAAAAAACATAGTGACTTTGATGGAAGTGCAGATTATGGATATTGTGCAGCTAGAAAGATGAGCGCGAGGCACGCTGCTTCGCAAGCAGCTTGTGCAATCGCGCTGTTGAAGTATTTCGGCTACAAGTTAGTCATGCTCTCAACTTTGGAGGGAATACCGATTGCTTCTGACTTAGTTTCGGCTAACACTGATGAGCGACAAGCAGTAGAGGGCGTTTTGGAATTAGTTCAAGGTTGTGATGTTTATGGGGACAAAGGTTTCATTGGACAAGATTGGCAAGAAGAAATTATCAGTTCAACAGGAAATCGAATTTTGACAATTCAACGTTGCAATCAACTCCGTCAGAATTCCAGCACCTTAAAACGTTTGATTAGTCGAGTTCGACAAAGAATCGAAGGCGTTTTTCAGGAAATTCAAAACACTGGTCGTAATCCTGAACGGCTATTAAGTAAGACCGTTGTTGGTTTTGCTACCC
Proteins encoded in this region:
- a CDS encoding IS982 family transposase; translation: MNSINFESLVITIFVLVDDWYLIEGKALKGISPGAKPEMSDSEVMTLALVMDYLPFPGETQFIGFIRANYGHWFPQLLDQSQFNRRLRKLGRMLEMLRRKWVKQLGVENLESCVIDTKPIPIMGYRRSKKHSDFDGSADYGYCAARKMSARHAASQAACAIALLKYFGYKLVMLSTLEGIPIASDLVSANTDERQAVEGVLELVQGCDVYGDKGFIGQDWQEEIISSTGNRILTIQRCNQLRQNSSTLKRLISRVRQRIEGVFQEIQNTGRNPERLLSKTVVGFATHMAAKITSHTLRILLRRQFGIDVQTFQSVAIR